A DNA window from Ipomoea triloba cultivar NCNSP0323 chromosome 10, ASM357664v1 contains the following coding sequences:
- the LOC116031807 gene encoding chorismate synthase 2, chloroplastic-like: MCCIATGTQVKGEMSFAYRPSHVDATYDFKYGVRSVKGGGRSSARETIGRVAAGAVAKKILKQYCGTEVGYSLLQGSWNTFRLQL, encoded by the exons ATGTGCTGCATAGCCACTGGAACTCAGGTAAAGGGTGAAATGTCATTTGCATACAGACCTTCACATGTAGATGCAACTTATGACTTCAAATATGGAGTAAGATCAGTAAAG GGTGGTGGCAGATCTTCAGCAAGAGAAACCATTGGAAGAGTTGCTGCTGGAGCAGTTGCAAAGAAAATTCTCAAACAGTACTGTGGAACTGAGGTGGGTTACTCTCTCCTTCAAGGTTCCTGGAATACCTTCAGGCTTCAACTATAA
- the LOC116033106 gene encoding U1 small nuclear ribonucleoprotein C-like, with protein sequence MTNQMLLKVLYVLCLILGMSLTSYCDARILKQENHQATEKKLDFSPFSSANIPVGYPFAGFPTPGFPHPPNSGHSVADFPIPDFPPQPPSCAPIPPNLPDDPFPGPKFDSKFPIIPGFPFPGPIYGLPPIPDFPPGMIPEIPDFPFPGPAYGIPEIPPFVPGEPIEGPAEAPSPSAQLASDES encoded by the coding sequence atgacgAATCAAATGTTATTGAAGGTGCTATACGTACTATGCTTGATCTTGGGTATGAGCTTGACAAGTTACTGCGATGCTCGTATTCTTAAACAAGAAAATCATCAAGCTACAGAAAAGAAATTAGATTTCTCACCATTTTCATCCGCAAACATCCCTGTAGGTTATCCTTTTGCAGGTTTTCCTACCCCTGGTTTCCCCCATCCCCCAAACTCAGGCCATAGTGTTGCAGATTTTCCTATCCCTGATTTCCCGCCTCAACCCCCAAGTTGTGCTCCAATTCCTCCTAATCTTCCTGATGACCCTTTTCCAGGACCAAAATTTGATTCCAAATTTCCAATTATTCCCGGTTTCCCATTTCCAGGACCTATCTATGGGCTTCCTCCTATTCCTGATTTCCCTCCAGGAATGATTCCCGAAATTCCCGATTTTCCATTTCCAGGACCTGCCTATGGGATTCCCGAAATTCCACCATTTGTTCCTGGGGAACCTATAGAAGGTCCAGCTGAAGCACCAAGTCCTAGCGCCCAACTAGCGAGTGATGAGTCCTAG